The following are from one region of the Georgenia sp. M64 genome:
- a CDS encoding OsmC family protein produces MGALQTYNVTVDWTGADERGTASYTSYSRDHEVRVEGKPTLLATSDLKVRTDVSRYRAEELFVGSISQAQMLWFLRTAAKHGVVVLAYTDRAIATQRVEGAGSGPFVEVVLRPRVTYADPVGEETAARLHHEAREHNHVARSVSFPVRVEPVHAH; encoded by the coding sequence ATGGGAGCACTCCAGACGTACAACGTCACGGTCGACTGGACGGGCGCGGACGAACGCGGCACGGCCAGCTACACGAGCTACTCGCGCGACCACGAGGTGCGGGTGGAGGGCAAGCCCACGCTCCTGGCCACCTCCGACCTCAAGGTGCGTACCGACGTCAGCCGCTACCGCGCGGAGGAGCTGTTCGTCGGCTCGATCTCGCAGGCGCAGATGCTGTGGTTCCTGCGCACGGCCGCCAAGCACGGCGTCGTCGTCCTCGCCTACACCGACCGGGCCATCGCCACGCAGCGGGTCGAGGGCGCCGGCTCCGGGCCGTTCGTCGAGGTGGTGCTGCGCCCGCGCGTCACGTACGCCGATCCGGTGGGGGAGGAGACCGCGGCGCGGCTGCACCACGAGGCCCGTGAGCACAACCACGTCGCCCGGTCCGTGAGCTTCCCCGTGCGGGTGGAGCCCGTGCACGCCCACTGA
- the yvcK gene encoding uridine diphosphate-N-acetylglucosamine-binding protein YvcK: MTEPLRDGVEPNLRPSGPGPGARGPGLEPGARPIGLEPGARGPAVVALGGGHGLAATLGALRHITQNVTAVVTVADDGGSSGRLRGELGVLPPGDLRMALSALCDDGEWGLTWRDVLQHRFRTAGPLDNHAVGNLLIVALWELLGDPVAGLDWVGRLLGVRGRVLPMASVPLEIEATVRGEHGTETIRGQSAVAVCTGVVEQVRIIPENPPASPEAVAAVRAADWVVLGPGSWYTSVIPHLLVPELAAALHETRARRALTLNLSAQHGETEGMTAADHMRSLHSHAPDLRLDVVVADPAAVEDLDDLADAAAAAGATLLLRQVGVGDGSPRHDPLRLAAAFRDAFEGVLGDVEPEPGPRGPGGTTRG, translated from the coding sequence ATGACCGAACCCCTCCGGGACGGCGTGGAGCCCAACCTCCGCCCGTCCGGCCCGGGGCCCGGTGCCCGCGGGCCGGGCCTCGAGCCCGGTGCCCGCCCCATCGGCCTCGAGCCCGGTGCCCGCGGCCCGGCCGTCGTCGCCCTCGGCGGCGGGCACGGCCTCGCCGCCACCCTCGGCGCCCTACGGCACATCACGCAGAACGTCACGGCCGTCGTCACGGTCGCCGACGACGGCGGCTCCTCCGGCCGCCTGCGCGGCGAGCTCGGCGTCCTCCCGCCCGGCGACCTGCGGATGGCCCTGTCGGCCCTGTGCGACGACGGCGAGTGGGGCCTCACCTGGCGCGACGTGCTCCAGCACCGGTTCCGCACCGCGGGCCCGCTGGACAACCACGCCGTCGGGAACCTGCTCATCGTGGCGCTCTGGGAGCTCCTCGGCGACCCCGTGGCCGGCCTGGACTGGGTGGGGCGCCTGCTCGGGGTGCGCGGGCGGGTGCTGCCGATGGCGTCGGTGCCGCTGGAGATCGAGGCGACCGTGCGCGGCGAGCACGGCACCGAGACGATCCGCGGCCAGTCCGCCGTCGCGGTGTGCACCGGCGTCGTCGAGCAGGTGCGGATCATCCCCGAGAACCCGCCCGCCAGCCCCGAGGCGGTGGCCGCCGTCCGCGCCGCCGACTGGGTCGTCCTCGGGCCCGGCTCCTGGTACACCTCGGTCATCCCGCACCTGCTCGTCCCCGAGCTCGCCGCCGCGCTGCACGAGACGCGCGCCCGCCGCGCGCTCACCCTCAACCTCTCCGCCCAGCACGGCGAGACGGAGGGGATGACCGCCGCGGACCACATGCGCTCGCTGCACAGCCACGCCCCCGATCTCCGCCTGGACGTCGTCGTGGCCGACCCGGCGGCGGTGGAGGACCTCGACGACCTCGCCGACGCCGCCGCGGCGGCCGGTGCCACGCTGCTGCTGCGCCAGGTGGGGGTGGGCGACGGGTCCCCGCGCCACGACCCGCTGCGGCTGGCGGCGGCGTTCCGGGACGCGTTCGAGGGGGTGCTCGGCGACGTCGAGCCCGAGCCGGGCCCACGAGGGCCGGGAGGAACCACCCGAGGATGA
- the rapZ gene encoding RNase adapter RapZ — MSENGSDARPPTVPEGIPVLDETTPLAPAEVPELLIISGMSGAGRSRAAAALEDLDWYVVDNLPPRMLGALARMMTPAEGGVHRLAAVVDVRSGEFFTELVDVLDQLRAQGTEYRIVFLDASDDELVRRYESVRRPHPLQGDRRLLDGIGEERKLLGTLRRRADVVIDTTEMSVHDLARKVRETVAGEADRPLRVTVVSFGFKYGLPLDADHVVDVRFLTNPYWVSELRHLTGKDKPVADYVLGQEGATLFADRYVDAIAPVLDGYLNELKPFVTIAVGCTGGKHRSVAMTEAIAQRLREHGQSVRTLHRDLGRE, encoded by the coding sequence ATGAGCGAGAACGGATCCGACGCACGGCCGCCCACCGTCCCCGAGGGCATCCCCGTGCTCGACGAGACCACCCCGCTCGCGCCCGCCGAGGTCCCCGAGCTGCTCATCATCTCCGGCATGTCCGGCGCCGGCCGTTCCCGCGCCGCCGCCGCGCTGGAGGACCTCGACTGGTACGTCGTGGACAACCTGCCCCCGCGGATGCTCGGGGCGCTGGCCCGGATGATGACCCCCGCCGAGGGGGGCGTGCACCGGCTCGCGGCGGTCGTCGACGTGCGCAGCGGGGAGTTCTTCACCGAGCTCGTCGACGTCCTCGACCAGCTGCGCGCCCAGGGTACGGAGTACCGGATCGTCTTCCTCGACGCCTCGGACGACGAGCTGGTCCGCCGCTACGAGTCCGTGCGCCGTCCCCACCCGCTCCAGGGCGACCGGCGCCTGCTCGACGGGATCGGTGAGGAGCGCAAGCTCCTGGGCACGCTGCGCCGCCGCGCGGACGTCGTCATCGACACCACCGAGATGTCGGTGCACGACCTCGCCCGGAAGGTCCGCGAGACCGTCGCGGGGGAGGCCGACCGCCCGCTGCGGGTCACCGTGGTCTCCTTCGGCTTCAAGTACGGCCTGCCGCTCGACGCCGACCACGTCGTCGACGTCCGGTTCCTCACCAACCCGTACTGGGTCAGCGAGCTGCGCCACCTCACCGGCAAGGACAAGCCGGTCGCCGACTACGTGCTTGGCCAGGAGGGCGCCACGCTCTTCGCCGACCGGTACGTCGACGCCATCGCCCCCGTGCTGGACGGCTACCTCAACGAGCTCAAGCCCTTCGTCACCATCGCCGTGGGCTGCACCGGCGGCAAGCACCGCTCGGTCGCCATGACCGAGGCGATCGCGCAGCGACTGCGGGAGCACGGCCAGTCCGTCCGCACCCTCCACCGGGACCTGGGGCGGGAATGA
- the uvrA gene encoding excinuclease ABC subunit UvrA: MSDQLLVRGAREHNLRNVSIDLPRDSLVVFTGLSGSGKSSLAFDTIFAEGQRRYVESLSSYARQFLGQMDKPDVDFIEGLSPAVSIDQKSTNRNPRSTVGTITEVHDYLRLLFSRAGTQYCPVCGERVTAQTPQQIVDRLREMPEGTRFQVLAPVVRGRKGEYSELFRDLQSQGFARARVDGEVVPLSEPPTLEKKLKHDIEVVVDRLVVRENVRQRLTDSVETALRLADGLVLVELVDLDADDPARERRYSEKRACPNDHPLALEEIEPRTFSFNAPYGACPECSGIGSRLEVDPELIVPDEELSLAEGAVAPWAAQSEYFLRQLRALAEQLDFSVDAPWRALPKRAKDAVLHGNDYEVRVRYRNRWGRERAYTSGFEGAVSFVRRKHAETESEWSRERYEGYMREVACPVCKGARLKPEVLSVRIGDLSIAQLSDLSIADAKAFLDSLVLGQRESAIAGQVLKEIHARLGFLLDVGLSYLTLSRGAATLSGGEAQRIRLATQIGSGLVGVLYVLDEPSIGLHQRDNRRLIDTLTRLRDLGNTLIVVEHDEDTIRAADWVVDIGPGAGEHGGKVVHSGHLEGLLAAEESVTGAYLSGRRQIVTPTKRRKVDKSRQITVVGAKENNLRNVTVSFPLGTLVAVTGVSGSGKSTLVNSILYQVLANQLNRARSVPGRHTRVTGIDDLDKVVHVDQSPIGRTPRSNPATYTGVWDHVRKLFAETTESKVRGYGPGRFSFNVKGGRCEACKGDGTLKIEMNFLPDVYVPCEVCEGARYNRETLEVHFKGKTVAEVLQMPIEEAAEFFGAVPGITRHLRTLADVGLGYVRLGQPAPTLSGGEAQRVKLASELQKRSSGRTVYVLDEPTTGLHFEDIRKLLAVLQGLVDKGNTVVVIEHNLDVIKSADWVVDMGPEGGSGGGTVVATGTPEQVARVAGSYTGQFLAEALQDRRVPAGV, translated from the coding sequence GTGAGTGACCAGCTTCTCGTGCGCGGCGCGCGCGAGCACAACCTCCGCAACGTCTCCATCGACCTCCCGCGCGACAGCCTCGTGGTGTTCACGGGCCTGTCCGGGTCGGGGAAGTCGTCCCTCGCGTTCGACACCATCTTCGCCGAGGGCCAGCGCCGCTACGTCGAGTCGCTCTCGTCCTACGCCCGGCAGTTCCTGGGGCAGATGGACAAGCCCGACGTCGACTTTATCGAGGGCCTGTCGCCGGCGGTGTCGATCGACCAGAAGTCGACCAACCGCAACCCGCGGTCGACCGTCGGCACGATCACCGAGGTGCACGACTACCTCCGGCTGCTCTTCTCGCGCGCCGGCACCCAGTACTGCCCGGTGTGCGGCGAACGGGTCACCGCCCAGACCCCCCAGCAGATCGTCGACCGGCTGCGCGAGATGCCCGAGGGCACGCGGTTCCAGGTCCTCGCCCCGGTGGTGCGCGGTCGCAAGGGGGAGTACTCCGAGCTCTTCCGGGACCTGCAGTCCCAGGGCTTCGCCCGCGCCCGGGTCGACGGCGAGGTCGTCCCGCTCAGTGAGCCGCCGACGCTGGAGAAGAAGCTCAAGCACGACATCGAGGTGGTCGTCGACCGCCTCGTCGTCCGGGAGAACGTCCGCCAGCGCCTCACCGACTCCGTCGAGACGGCGCTGCGGCTCGCCGACGGCCTCGTGCTCGTCGAGCTCGTCGACCTCGACGCCGACGACCCCGCCCGCGAGCGGCGCTACTCCGAGAAGCGCGCCTGCCCCAACGACCACCCGCTCGCGCTCGAGGAGATCGAGCCGCGGACCTTCTCCTTCAACGCCCCCTACGGCGCGTGCCCGGAGTGCTCGGGCATCGGCTCGCGCCTCGAGGTCGACCCCGAGCTCATCGTCCCCGACGAGGAGCTGAGCCTCGCCGAGGGTGCGGTGGCCCCGTGGGCCGCCCAGTCGGAGTACTTCCTGCGCCAGCTGCGGGCCCTGGCCGAGCAGCTCGACTTCTCCGTCGACGCGCCCTGGCGTGCGCTGCCCAAGCGGGCCAAGGACGCCGTCCTGCACGGCAACGACTACGAGGTCCGGGTGCGCTACCGCAACCGGTGGGGCCGGGAGCGGGCCTACACCTCCGGCTTCGAGGGCGCCGTCTCGTTCGTCCGGCGCAAGCACGCCGAGACCGAGTCGGAGTGGTCGCGGGAGCGGTACGAGGGCTACATGCGCGAGGTGGCGTGCCCGGTCTGCAAGGGTGCGCGGCTCAAGCCGGAGGTCCTGTCCGTGCGGATCGGCGACCTGTCGATCGCCCAGCTGTCGGACCTGTCGATCGCCGACGCCAAGGCGTTCCTCGACTCCCTGGTGCTCGGGCAGCGCGAGAGCGCCATCGCCGGTCAGGTCCTCAAGGAGATCCACGCCCGCCTCGGGTTCCTCCTCGACGTCGGGCTGAGCTACCTCACCCTCTCGCGCGGTGCGGCGACCCTCTCGGGCGGCGAGGCGCAGCGCATCCGGCTCGCGACGCAGATCGGCTCGGGTCTCGTCGGCGTGCTCTACGTCCTGGACGAGCCCAGCATCGGGCTGCACCAGCGGGACAACCGTCGTCTCATCGACACCCTCACCCGGCTGCGGGACCTGGGCAACACCCTCATCGTCGTCGAGCACGACGAGGACACCATCCGCGCCGCGGACTGGGTGGTGGACATCGGTCCGGGGGCGGGCGAGCACGGCGGCAAGGTGGTGCACTCCGGGCACCTCGAGGGCCTCCTCGCGGCGGAGGAGTCCGTCACGGGCGCCTACCTGTCCGGGCGGCGGCAGATCGTCACACCGACCAAGCGGCGCAAGGTCGACAAGAGCCGGCAGATCACGGTGGTGGGCGCCAAGGAGAACAACCTCCGCAACGTCACCGTCTCTTTCCCGCTGGGCACCCTCGTCGCCGTCACGGGCGTCTCCGGCTCGGGCAAGTCGACGCTCGTCAACTCCATCCTGTACCAGGTGCTCGCGAACCAGCTCAACCGCGCCCGCTCCGTGCCGGGCCGGCACACGAGGGTCACAGGCATCGACGACCTCGACAAGGTCGTCCACGTCGACCAGTCGCCGATCGGGCGCACCCCGCGGTCCAACCCGGCCACGTACACCGGCGTGTGGGACCACGTCCGCAAGCTCTTCGCCGAGACGACCGAGTCCAAGGTCCGCGGGTACGGGCCGGGCCGGTTCTCGTTCAACGTCAAGGGCGGGCGGTGCGAGGCGTGCAAGGGCGACGGCACGCTGAAGATCGAGATGAACTTCCTCCCCGACGTCTACGTCCCCTGCGAGGTCTGCGAGGGCGCGCGGTACAACCGGGAGACCCTCGAGGTCCACTTCAAGGGCAAGACGGTCGCCGAGGTGCTGCAGATGCCGATCGAGGAGGCGGCCGAGTTCTTCGGCGCCGTCCCCGGGATCACCCGGCACCTGCGCACGCTCGCCGACGTCGGGCTCGGCTACGTCCGGCTCGGGCAGCCCGCCCCCACCCTCTCCGGCGGGGAGGCCCAGCGGGTCAAGCTCGCCTCGGAGCTGCAGAAGCGCTCCTCCGGCCGGACGGTGTACGTCCTCGACGAGCCCACCACGGGGTTGCACTTCGAGGACATCCGCAAGCTGCTCGCCGTCCTCCAGGGGCTGGTGGACAAGGGCAACACGGTCGTCGTCATCGAGCACAACCTCGACGTCATCAAGAGCGCCGACTGGGTGGTGGACATGGGCCCGGAGGGCGGCTCCGGCGGCGGCACGGTCGTGGCCACCGGGACGCCCGAGCAGGTCGCCCGCGTCGCCGGGTCCTACACGGGGCAGTTCCTCGCCGAGGCGCTGCAGGACCGGCGGGTGCCGGCCGGGGTCTGA
- the uvrC gene encoding excinuclease ABC subunit UvrC, translating to MADPSTYRPAPGEVPDAPGVYRFRDPHGRVVYVGKAKSLRSRLASYFQDPSALHQRTRQMVTTASSVEWTVVGTEVESLALEYAWIKEFDPRFNVKYRDDKSYPFLAVTMGEEIPRVQVMRGAKRKGTRYFGPYTHAWAIRETVDLLLRVFPVRTCSPGVYRRAASSGRPCLLGYIDKCSAPCVGRISPEDHRELAEEFCRFMEGETGPHLRRLEKEMRAAAAAQDYERAARLRDDVAALRRVVEKNAVVLPDGTDADVFALVADDLEASVQVFHVRGGRIRGQRGWVVERVEDLDDAGLVEHLLQQVYGDAEAFAAPVAPTDERSVGKSRRRVRDGEATSVDDVVHTPTTAVPREILVPVLPEDLAGLTEWLSGLRGSRVSIRVPQRGDKKTLAETVRTNAEQALRLHKSRRAGDLTSRSQALRELEEALGLSESPLRIECYDISHTQGSHQVGSMVVFEDGLPKKSEYRHFIVRGEDGEGARDDTAAMDEVLRRRFRRYLAEREAMAEARENGDPGAHDTAERAVGAALADQDPDQLDDDGVPLRSGPVDPTTGRARRFAYPPNLVVVDGGQPQVAAAARALADLGVEDVALVGLAKRLEEVWLPGDDFPVVLPRTSPALYLLQHLRDESHRFAISHHRSRRAKAMTRSVLDGVPGLGPTRQAALLKAFGSVKNIRAASVEEVAAVKGVGPRTAVAVLEALGSPPSAGSPG from the coding sequence ATGGCCGACCCGTCCACCTACCGACCCGCGCCAGGGGAGGTGCCCGACGCACCGGGGGTCTACCGCTTCCGCGACCCGCACGGCCGGGTCGTCTACGTCGGCAAGGCCAAGTCGTTGCGCTCGCGCCTCGCCAGCTACTTCCAGGATCCCTCCGCGCTGCACCAGCGCACGCGGCAGATGGTCACCACGGCGTCCTCGGTGGAGTGGACGGTGGTGGGCACCGAGGTCGAGTCCCTCGCGCTGGAGTACGCCTGGATCAAGGAGTTCGACCCGCGGTTCAACGTCAAGTACCGCGACGACAAGTCCTACCCGTTCCTCGCCGTGACCATGGGGGAGGAGATCCCCCGCGTCCAGGTCATGCGCGGCGCCAAGCGCAAGGGCACCCGCTACTTCGGCCCGTACACCCACGCGTGGGCGATCCGCGAGACGGTCGACCTGCTCCTGCGGGTCTTCCCGGTGCGGACCTGCTCGCCCGGGGTCTACCGCCGGGCGGCGTCCTCGGGCCGCCCCTGCCTGCTCGGCTACATCGACAAGTGCTCCGCGCCGTGCGTGGGACGGATCTCCCCCGAGGACCACCGCGAGCTCGCCGAGGAGTTCTGCCGGTTCATGGAGGGCGAGACGGGCCCGCACCTGCGCCGCCTCGAGAAGGAGATGCGCGCGGCCGCGGCCGCGCAGGACTACGAGCGTGCCGCCCGGCTGCGCGACGACGTCGCGGCCCTGCGCCGGGTGGTGGAGAAGAACGCCGTCGTCCTGCCCGACGGCACCGACGCCGACGTCTTCGCCCTCGTCGCCGACGACCTCGAGGCCTCCGTGCAGGTCTTCCACGTCCGGGGCGGGCGCATCCGCGGCCAGCGCGGCTGGGTGGTCGAACGGGTCGAGGACCTCGACGACGCCGGGCTCGTCGAGCACCTCCTCCAGCAGGTCTACGGCGACGCCGAGGCGTTCGCCGCCCCTGTCGCCCCGACCGACGAGCGCTCCGTGGGCAAGTCGCGGCGCCGCGTGCGCGACGGCGAGGCGACCAGCGTCGACGACGTCGTGCACACCCCGACGACGGCGGTGCCGCGCGAGATCCTCGTGCCCGTCCTGCCGGAGGACCTCGCGGGACTCACGGAGTGGCTCTCGGGCCTGCGCGGGTCGCGGGTGTCCATCCGGGTGCCGCAGCGCGGGGACAAGAAGACCCTCGCCGAGACCGTGCGGACCAACGCCGAGCAGGCGCTCCGGCTCCACAAGAGCCGGCGGGCCGGCGACCTCACGAGCCGCTCGCAGGCGCTGCGCGAGCTCGAGGAGGCCCTGGGGCTGTCCGAGTCGCCCCTGCGCATCGAGTGCTACGACATCTCCCACACCCAGGGCAGCCACCAGGTCGGCTCCATGGTCGTGTTCGAGGACGGGTTGCCCAAGAAGTCCGAGTACCGGCACTTCATCGTCCGCGGCGAGGACGGCGAGGGGGCCCGCGACGACACCGCCGCGATGGACGAGGTGCTCCGCCGGCGGTTCCGGCGCTACCTCGCCGAGCGCGAGGCGATGGCCGAGGCCCGGGAGAACGGCGACCCCGGTGCGCACGACACCGCCGAGCGCGCCGTGGGCGCCGCCCTGGCGGATCAGGACCCCGACCAGCTCGACGACGACGGCGTGCCGCTGCGCTCCGGGCCGGTCGACCCCACCACGGGCCGGGCGCGCCGTTTCGCGTACCCGCCCAACCTCGTCGTCGTCGACGGCGGCCAGCCCCAGGTGGCGGCGGCCGCCCGGGCCCTGGCCGACCTCGGCGTCGAGGACGTCGCCCTCGTCGGGCTCGCCAAGCGCCTGGAGGAGGTGTGGCTCCCGGGGGACGACTTCCCGGTCGTCCTGCCGCGCACCTCGCCGGCGCTGTACCTCCTGCAGCACCTGCGCGACGAGTCCCACCGCTTCGCCATCAGCCACCACCGCTCCCGCAGGGCCAAGGCGATGACCCGCTCCGTCCTCGACGGCGTCCCCGGGCTGGGGCCCACCCGGCAGGCCGCGCTGCTCAAGGCCTTCGGGTCGGTGAAGAACATCCGTGCCGCCTCCGTCGAGGAGGTCGCCGCCGTCAAGGGCGTGGGGCCGCGCACCGCCGTCGCGGTGCTGGAGGCCCTGGGGTCGCCGCCCTCCGCCGGGTCGCCCGGGTAG